TTCAACCAAAGCTGAACATCAGGGCTCGTCAGATGCCAGGCAGGGACACCTGTCTGGCATCTGTGCTGAAATAGACAAGACACCGGCAGCACAACAGCGGCATCCATCATGGACGTGCCGCACGAATATGGAGATATGAAATAAGTCATGGGAATTGTTTTCGGACTTCTCTATCTCGCCCTGCTGCTGTTCTTTGTTGCCCTCATCATCCGCCTGGTGTTCGACTGGGTACAGATGTTCGCCAGGGAATGGCGCCCGCGGGGCGCGGCCCTGGTGGTGGCACATGCCGTGTACTCCATCACGGACCCTCCGCTCAAGGGACTGCGGCGGCTCATACCGCCGCTCCGGCTGGGCGGCATTTCCCTGGACCTGGGCTTCCTGATCCTGTTCATCGGCGTCAGCATTGCGATGAGCGTCACCAGGAGCCTGGCCTGAGCCAGCAATTAGACCGGCAATGCAGGTTGTTCCGCTAATGAGCGGCTA
This window of the Pseudarthrobacter defluvii genome carries:
- a CDS encoding YggT family protein → MGIVFGLLYLALLLFFVALIIRLVFDWVQMFAREWRPRGAALVVAHAVYSITDPPLKGLRRLIPPLRLGGISLDLGFLILFIGVSIAMSVTRSLA